A stretch of Komagataella phaffii GS115 chromosome 2, complete sequence DNA encodes these proteins:
- a CDS encoding Protein that recognizes and binds damaged DNA during nucleotide excision repair translates to MERQRQIAENRQRALEKLKQRGLAQDIVDTPAGATRVKVPEKKVVKPHSLTKAQQDKIEANRLKALELRKKHEQKAAARPSEPPKPATVRDATKAVPRNRIPSIKKSDYIEYDLAEMKDTYGGFLDTDQEPENATEKSLQDWLIENENKIVHEPAPPVDREAAPKCFECGSIELDQQLWTIFKCRVCRRCKDQKPEKYSLLTKTECKEDYLLTDPELADHDLLHRLEKTNPYSGTYSKMQLYLRYQVEEFAFKKWNGPEELDNEWAKREEQRIKRRDKKFETKLKQMRKRTRAEEYTRKLREQKYGKSHVHQWSMPIDGGKSGLVRRRCTDCGLETEEYII, encoded by the coding sequence ATGGAGAGGCAACGGCAGATTGCTGAAAACAGACAGAGAGCTCTGGAGAAGTTAAAACAAAGAGGTCTTGCTCaagatattgttgataCTCCTGCAGGTGCTACCAGAGTTAAAGTgccagaaaagaaagttgtAAAACCGCACTCATTGACCAAGGCTCAACAAGATAAGATAGAAGCCAATAGGCTAAAGGCTTTGGAACTAAGAAAAAAGCATGAACAGAAAGCAGCTGCAAGGCCATCCGAACCTCCAAAGCCAGCTACAGTAAGAGATGCTACGAAAGCAGTTCCCAGGAACAGGATACCCAGCATAAAGAAATCAGATTATATTGAATATGATCTAGCCGAGATGAAAGATACATATGGAGGATTTTTAGATACAGACCAGGAACCAGAGAACGCAACAGAGAAGAGCCTACAGGACTGGTTAATTGAGAATGAGAATAAGATTGTCCACGAACCGGCACCTCCCGTAGATCGTGAAGCTGCACCCAAATGCTTCGAATGCGGTTCCATCGAACTGGATCAGCAACTTTGGACCATATTCAAGTGCCGAGTATGTAGACGTTGCAAAGACCAAAAACCAGAGAAGTACTCGTTGTTAACAAAGACAGAATGTAAGGAAGATTACCTTCTCACAGATCCTGAGTTAGCTGATCACGATCTTTTGCATAGACTGGAAAAGACCAACCCCTACTCTGGAACTTATAGTAAGATGCAACTTTACTTGAGATATCAAGTCGAAGAatttgctttcaaaaagtgGAATGGACCGGAAGAATTAGACAATGAATGGGCAAAGCGAGAAGAGCAAAGAATCAAAAGGAGGGATAagaaatttgaaaccaaGCTGAAACAAATGAGGAAACGAACCAGAGCTGAGGAATACACAAGGAAGCTTAGAGAGCAGAAATATGGGAAGAGTCATGTGCATCAATGGTCAATGCCTATTGATGGGGGAAAGTCGGGTTTAGTTAGACGTCGTTGTACGGACTGTGGGTTGGAAACAGAAGAGTATATAATATAA
- a CDS encoding putative serine protease of the SPS plasma membrane amino acid sensor system (Ssy1p-Ptr3p-Ssy5p), wh, with amino-acid sequence MEDQDERIEGEEEMAHSAKSSRLKNRTSSMVSSAINSNFIIEEEVSVTSLPFSNNSSLYDQSLAEQQSSQQLSSNRIATTSTSVPGSLTTDELIETIEKQLRILASNVLSVVLQINQSIINCTRASLMIIEYIDSTIAQIGRNERLKFLPPRQFCTIESLGLRKFVKSILLLIDVILRDEVYRHSRSLILSKSLELMVKLKLSNSKQLTPCLFPIGCTSQPLPNQDKINMIMEQLASEGSGISDQEGAFVAPVLRGFGEPSLSILTFIYGFPQVSKEHIKIVNLFHGMSEDMHFMCQQNAIKPAATKFKAPFRISNSLLPPISMSISTCESSGLSGTLGGYLYPKIPKDTKNEKLLSDLNSTFAITCAHVLLDTSGKATSNITSASDTSRIAVPSAVLINLYRKALYQERNRYQEYSEEYQAYNRVVEDINVLFPPQQLVFLQKLPLDSDNKYRKLKIKRNLPSKDFGKVTWAERVIDEESGELSDLAIVKLDTKDKTLRVSNHLGDDVSYNEYDPSLIMSNLYVKKVIDLDTLDKRAGGGGTTCAGGLKVFKYGSTTKYTSGNLNGVRLVYWNEGKLQSSKFVVRSSNYSQKLGGNSNAESIDNNGVGFASAGDSGAWILSKLQDVREYQSFTEKLGEATMSIFDFHGLKQETSTTGLGVVGMIHSYDGEFKQFGLFTPMTSILQRLQRVTNVEWCVAGCEDGDVDTEGEHELSDLEQLHMHSDSD; translated from the coding sequence atggagGATCAGGATGAGAGGATTGAAGGTGAGGAAGAAATGGCACACTCTGCTAAGAGTAGTCGTTTGAAGAACCGAACCTCTTCTATGGTATCATCTGCAATAAATTCTAATTTCATAATAGAGGAGGAAGTGTCTGTAACCTCTTTACCGTTCTCCAACAATTCCTCCCTTTACGACCAATCTTTAGCAGAACAACAATCATCGCAGCAACTGTCATCCAATAGGATTGCGACTACATCTACTAGTGTCCCGGGATCATTAACCACTGATGAACTCATCGAAACGATAGAGAAACAATTGCGTATATTGGCATCCAATGTCCTGAGCGTCGTTCTACAAATCAATCAATCGATCATCAATTGTACGCGGGCGTCGCTGATGATTATTGAGTATATTGATTCGACAATAGCccaaattggaagaaatgaaaGACTGAAGTTCCTGCCTCCAAGACAATTTTGCACCATCGAAAGTCTAGGGCTCAGAAAGTTCGTTAAAAGTATTCTTCTGTTGATAGATGTGATACTCAGAGATGAAGTCTATCGTCATTCCCGAAGtttgattctttcaaaatccCTAGAATTGATGGTCAAGTTGAAATTATCCAACTCCAAGCAACTAACTCCTTGTCTGTTTCCTATCGGCTGTACATCTCAGCCTTTACCGAACCAGGACAAAATAAACATGATCATGGAACAGCTCGCCAGTGAGGGAAGTGGAATTTCTGATCAAGAGGGAGCCTTTGTTGCCCCCGTCTTGAGAGGATTTGGAGAGCCCAGTTTGTCCATACTAACATTTATATATGGCTTTCCTCAAGTGAGCAAGGAACACATCAAGATCGTCAACTTATTCCATGGTATGTCCGAGGACATGCATTTCATGTGTCAGCAAAACGCAATCAAACCTGCAGCTACCAAATTCAAAGCACCATTTAGGATTAGCAACTCGTTACTTCCTCCCATTAGCATGAGTATATCTACATGTGAGTCTAGTGGACTTTCAGGGACGCTGGGAGGATATTTATACCCCAAGATTCCCAAAGACACTAAAAATGAGAAGCTTCTGTCGGATTTGAATAGTACTTTTGCCATCACTTGTGCTCATGTTTTACTAGACACCAGCGGCAAAGCAACCTCAAATATAACGTCTGCTTCAGACACGAGCAGAATTGCAGTTCCGTCGGCAGTTTTAATCAACTTGTATCGAAAAGCCCTATACCAAGAACGAAATCGATACCAGGAGTACAGTGAAGAATACCAGGCTTATAACCGTGTGGTAGAAGATATCAATGTTCTGTTCCCTCCCCAGCAATTGGtgttccttcaaaaattacCTTTAGACTCTGATAACAAGTACCGAAAACTCAAGATCAAGAGAAATTTACCctcaaaagattttggaaaagtaaCGTGGGCTGAACGAGTTATAGATGAGGAATCAGGAGAGCTATCAGATCTGGCCATTGTGAAACTTGACACTAAAGACAAAACTCTTAGAGTTTCCAATCACTTAGGAGACGATGTTTCCTACAACGAGTACGATCCCTCATTGATCATGAGCAATTTGTATGTGAAAAAAGTCATCGACCTTGACACCTTGGATAAAAGGGCTGGAGGAGGTGGAACCACCTGTGCAGGCGGTCTGAAAGTGTTCAAGTACGGATCTACTACCAAATATACATCTGGTAACCTGAACGGCGTCAGGTTAGTATACTGGAACGAAGGAAAGTTGCAAAGCTCCAAATTTGTGGTTCGATCCTCTAATTACTCTCAAAAGCTTGGAGGAAACAGCAACGCCGAATCAATTGACAACAATGGTGTGGGTTTTGCCTCAGCTGGAGACTCAGGCGCATGGATTCTTTCCAAGCTACAAGATGTTAGGGAGTACCAGTCATTCACTGAAAAGCTAGGTGAAGCTACGATGAGCATTTTCGATTTCCACGGTCTTAAACAGGAGACTTCTACTACAGGGCTTGGGGTAGTTGGTATGATTCATTCTTACGACGGTGAGTTCAAACAGTTTGGTTTGTTCACTCCAATGACATCTATTCTACAAAGACTTCAACGAGTGACCAATGTAGAATGGTGTGTAGCGGGTTGCGAAGATGGGGATGTGGACACTGAAGGAGAACACGAATTGAGTGATTTGGAACAACTGCATATGCATAGTGATTCCGACTAG
- a CDS encoding Mitochondrial inner membrane protein, whose amino-acid sequence MSMRHFSTSRVSFIFKLGSTLNNIKPEPFKVVQVTKPVGLFTKPEIIPLAQLNNHKSPSKTSEFWAEFKSLFNKEKREAKRLELEEEMRKGGLYDMHTYRVTKGKVFLSPISYFKDSKSLYFPNLVVTNLKNETSQLADVFKNKVTVLKIHSTQEGFDITKEYFSIKNSTDNYLTESGYQILNQEFDNVQIAELNLIENGLKGLISKLSLGHLRKIIPASRHDSYFSAKRSLLPMKLREDIFLRNLYTGYVYVVDQEGKIRWLGCGKPTEKDHEMLWKAVKGVSAE is encoded by the coding sequence ATGTCAATGCGCCATTTTTCGACGAGCAGGGTTTCGTTTATCTTTAAGTTGGGATCAACGCTGAACAATATCAAACCAGAACCTTTCAAAGTGGTCCAGGTGACTAAACCAGTGGGGTTATTTACAAAGCCTGAGATTATCCCACTTGCACAGTTAAATAACCACAAGTCGCCAAGTAAGACTTCCGAGTTTTGGGCTGAGTTTAAATCACTATTCaataaagagaaaagagaagCAAAGCGACTAGAACTAGAAGAGGAAATGAGAAAAGGGGGGTTGTATGATATGCATACTTATAGAGTCACTAAAGGCAAAGTGTTTCTTTCTCCCATCTCGTATTTTAAAGACTCAAAATCCCTTTACTTCCCCAATTTAGTAGTGACtaatttgaaaaatgaaacatCTCAATTGGCTGATGTCTTCAAAAATAAGGTAACCGTTCTGAAAATCCATAGTACGCAAGAAGGGTTCGACATTACCAAAGAGTACTTCAGCATCAAGAATTCGACTGACAACTATCTGACAGAATCTGGGTATCAAATATTGAATCAGGAGTTTGATAATGTTCAAATTGCAGAGCTGAATCTTATAGAAAACGGTTTAAAAGGTCTGATCTCAAAGCTCTCCCTTGGCCATCTTAGAAAAATAATCCCGGCCTCAAGACATGACTCTTACTTTTCAGCCAAGAGATCGTTGTTACCAATGAAGTTACGAGAGGATatatttttgagaaatttATATACAGGGTACGTTTACGTGGTCGACCAGGAGGGCAAGATTAGGTGGCTGGGATGTGGAAAGCCTACTGAAAAGGACCATGAAATGTTATGGAAGGCTGTTAAGGGAGTCTCGGCTGAATAA
- a CDS encoding Putative RNA helicase produces MREIDDILQEIHDLSLNKVDLPPDTQTKFQFPSVTEEEEINDLKKQYLTPSDQIPPDLLKEFLIIPDESDQKLKFYQALVKIPPFMDRTKIKFKRKGIEGKIVGYEEALDLSGDNLTSSNSFSLHRKPAENGSSIRGQTTNLPFLPGGLVSKAVKDTESINNLLHRDDQGLFDIPLGFERGLQLEKAGDTELVDELSKLPESNEETLENQIPSGDVELLDPETLEEDAIQEGDEIDALLPSDISFSKRPKTERPQAARQWAHLVDLDHKLENFHELVPNMARTWPFELDTFQQEAIYHLEKGDSVFVAAHTSAGKTVVAEYVIAMANINMTKAIYTSPIKALSNQKFRDFKHDFEDIDVGLITGDVQINQEANCLIMTTEILRSMLYRGADVIRDVEFVIFDEVHYVNDIDRGVVWEEVIIMLPEHVKIVMLSATVPNTMEFASWVGRTKQKDVYVISTPKRPIPLEIFVWAKSDLFKVVDSNRNFLEKNFQAHSDVLVKPKKEVTGSQAGNRGGRGNARGASRGGRGSSSTVSSRGRGGSANVGTRFTKRDGPNKKTWTNLVQYLRSHDLLPSVIFVFSKARCEEYADSLQGVNFCTGSERSRIHMFIDKAVSRLKKEDRELPQIMKMREMLSRGIAVHHGGLLPIMKEVIEILFAKTLIKVLFATETFAMGLNLPTRTVVFSELRKHDGTGFRNLLPGEFTQMSGRAGRRGLDTTGTVIVMSYNEPLESKPFQQITLGVPTKLVSQFRLTYNMILNLLRIEALRVEEMIKRSFSENTTQSGLKENEKEIIELQKKIAEISQAGCQECDPAKLKEFSTAICDYTKLTGELIRLSLEIPLHRKRFRRGMLFIYTDADGFPAPAFLYDIKMSDSLFVALVFDIERCEENNTGLPYIPESPSFIKNTIPKWKFKGNFRFTTIPFNKVQYVTRFVLQVLLKSIIRMEPESIEKAEEQILQLLHFYKKFEEYNWSASLTIPQNDLYKKIQDYRKIIANAPVIQCPSLREHYIQIKDLDSLRSRLITLKSLVSDDNMTLLPDYEQRLKVLNELEFVDDHLNVVLKGRIACEINSGWELALTELLLDNFLADFDPEEIVALLSAFVYEGRTRDDEEPALTPRLEKGKAKIRDIVSHLLEIFQDKQVSLSAEEESFLEAKRFNLVNVVYEWAKGTSFSDIMKLSSEAEGTIVRVITRLDEVCREVKSAALIIGDSALHDKMSEAQEKIKRDIVFCASLYL; encoded by the coding sequence ATGAGGGAAATAGATGATATACTACAGGAGATACATGATCTATCTTTGAATAAGGTTGATCTTCCTCCTGATACTCAAACAAAGTTTCAGTTTCCGTCAGTTAcggaagaagaggaaattAACGATCTTAAAAAACAGTACTTAACTCCATCTGACCAGATTCCTCCggatttgttgaaggaaTTCCTAATAATACCAGATGAATCAGATCAGAAGCTCAAGTTTTATCAGGCACTGGTAAAGATACCACCGTTTATGGATAGAACCAAAATAAAATTCAAGAGAAAGGGTATCGAGGgaaaaattgttggatATGAAGAGGCCTTAGATCTTTCAGGAGATAACCTAACTAGTAGTAACTCTTTCAGTCTTCATAGAAAGCCAGCGGAAAATGGATCTTCGATACGAGGACAAACTACTAATTTGCCTTTCCTGCCTGGTGGCTTAGTTAGCAAAGCAGTGAAAGACACAGAGTCTATCAACAACCTATTGCATAGAGATGATCAGGGCCTTTTCGATATCCCCTTGGGATTTGAGAGAGGTCTCCAATTAGAGAAGGCGGGTGATACAGAATTGGTTGATGAGTTATCTAAGTTACCAGAGTCTAATGAggaaactttggagaatcAAATACCATCCGGCGATGTCGAATTACTAGACCCCGAGACACTTGAGGAAGATGCCATCCAAGAAGGTGATGAAATCGATGCCTTATTACCTTCTGATATTAGCTTTAGCAAGAGGCCGAAAACAGAACGGCCGCAAGCCGCTCGGCAATGGGCCCACCTTGTGGATTTGGATCACAAATTAGAAAATTTCCACGAGCTGGTACCAAACATGGCACGGACTTGGCCATTTGAACTTGACACATTTCAACAAGAAGCAATCTATCATCTTGAGAAAGGTGATTCAGTTTTCGTTGCTGCGCACACATCTGCTGGGAAAACAGTTGTTGCAGAATATGTGATTGCCATGGCCAATATAAATATGACAAAGGCAATTTATACTTCGCCTATCAAAGCTCTGAGCAATCAAAAATTTCGTGATTTCAAGcatgattttgaagatattgatgTCGGTTTGATTACTGGTGACGTTCAGATCAACCAAGAAGCAAACTGCTTGATTATGACAACTGAAATATTAAGGTCCATGTTGTACAGAGGAGCAGACGTGATCCGTGATGTGGAATTtgtcatttttgatgaggTTCATTATGTTAATGACATTGACAGAGGGGTGGTTTGGGAAGAAGTTATTATTATGCTGCCAGAACATGTCAAAATTGTCATGCTCTCTGCTACTGTGCCTAACACCATGGAGTTTGCCTCATGGGTTGGAAGAACTAAGCAGAAAGATGTTTACGTTATAAGCACTCCAAAAAGACCTATTCCTTTGGAAATTTTTGTGTGGGCAAAAAGCGATCTTTTTAAAGTTGTTGATTCTAACAGgaactttttggagaagaactttcaagCCCATAGTGACGTTTTAGTGAAGCCTAAAAAGGAGGTCACAGGTTCCCAGGCCGGTAACCGAGGGGGCCGTGGAAATGCTAGAGGTGCTTCTAGAGGCGGTAGAGGGTCTAGTTCTACTGTTTCCTCTCGTGGAAGAGGAGGTAGTGCCAATGTGGGTACCAGATTTACAAAAAGAGATGGCCCAAACAAAAAGACTTGGACTAATCTTGTTCAGTATTTAAGATCCCatgatcttcttccttcGGTAATCTTTgtgttttccaaagctaGATGTGAAGAGTACGCTGATAGTCTTCAAGGTGTCAATTTCTGTACTGGTTCCGAAAGATCCCGTATTCATATGTTCATTGACAAAGCAGTATCTCGACTTAAAAAAGAAGACAGAGAGCTTCCTCAAATTATGAAGATGCGTGAAATGTTAAGTAGAGGTATTGCTGTCCATCACGGTGGATTATTGCCAATAATGAAGGAAgtgattgaaattttatTTGCAAAAACTTTAATCAAAGTGCTATTTGCCACTGAAACTTTTGCAATGGGGTTAAATCTTCCAACTAGAACAGTGGTTTTCTCAGAACTACGGAAGCATGACGGAACGGGGTTCAGAAATTTACTTCCCGGCGAGTTTACGCAAATGTCAGGAAGAGCCGGACGACGTGGTCTGGATACTACTGGAACTGTCATTGTTATGTCTTATAATGAACCCTTGGAGTCCAAACCATTCCAGCAAATTACCCTTGGTGTTCCTACAAAACTTGTGTCTCAATTCAGGTTGACATATAACATGATTTTAAATCTTCTAAGAATTGAAGCTTTGAGGGTGGAAGAAATGATCAAACGTTCATTCAGTGAAAATACTACCCAAAGCGgcttgaaagagaatgagaaagaaattaTAGAACTGCAGAAGAAGATAGCAGAGATCAGCCAAGCGGGATGTCAAGAATGCGATCCAGCCAAATTAAAAGAATTTTCGACTGCAATATGTGATTACACGAAACTGACTGGTGAGTTAATTCgactttctttggaaattcCACTTCACCGTAAGAGGTTCAGAAGAGGCATGCTCTTTATTTATACGGATGCTGATGGTTTTCCGGCTCCTGCCTTTTTGTATGACATCAAGATGTCAGACTCTCTGTTCGTGGCTCTTGTCTTTGACATAGAAAGATGTGAGGAGAACAACACTGGACTTCCATATATCCCCGAGTCACCATCTTTTATCAAGAACACGATTCCGAAATGGAAATTCAAAGGTAATTTCAGATTTACAACAATTCCCTTCAACAAAGTTCAGTACGTAACAAGGTTTGTCCTGCaagttttgttgaaatcaatCATTCGAATGGAGCCTGAATCAATAGAGAAAGCTGAAGAGCAAATACTCCAACTGCTTCATTTTTACAAGAAGTTTGAAGAGTACAATTGGTCTGCATCTCTCACCATTCCTCAAAATGATCTCTATAAAAAGATACAAGACTATAGAAAGATCATTGCCAATGCGCCAGTCATTCAGTGCCCTTCGTTGAGAGAACACTAtattcaaatcaaagactTAGATAGCTTGAGATCGAGGTTGATAACTTTGAAGTCCCTTGTTTCAGACGACAACATGACCTTACTACCAGATTACGAACAAAGATTAAAAGTACTAAACGAACTTGAATTTGTCGATGATCACTTGAATGTTGTACTGAAGGGAAGGATTGCCTGTGAAATTAACTCAGGATGGGAGCTGGCTCTGACCGAACTACTGCTGGATAATTTCCTGGCTGATTTTGAcccagaagagattgtAGCTTTACTTAGTGCGTTTGTTTATGAAGGTAGAACTCGggatgatgaagagccAGCATTAACTCCCCGActtgaaaagggaaaagCAAAAATTAGAGACATCGTGAGCCATCTTTTAGAGATATTTCAAGACAAGCAAGTCTCCTTGAGtgctgaagaagagtcatttttggaagcaAAACGTTTCAATCTGGTTAACGTCGTCTACGAATGGGCAAAAGGAACTTCTTTCAGTGACATTATGAAACTCTCATCTGAAGCTGAGGGCACAATTGTTAGAGTTATTACCAGATTAGATGAAGTTTGCAGAGAGGTGAAATCTGCTGCATTAATTATTGGTGATTCAGCATTGCATGATAAAATGTCTGAGGCCCAAGAAAAGATAAAAAGGGACATTGTATTTTGTGCTTCCCTTTATCTCtag
- a CDS encoding ATPase of the CDC48/PAS1/SEC18 (AAA) family, forms a hexameric complex, translating to MSSKSAKKKEPTSKKEVKYKPPKEFMVRPADDYSIKDLATILLHPEVIENLPLAVGSFVKITRPGSTTGVVGIVEEQDVEDLLEDRSDIIQMTTPLRKLCSVMLGERVSLLKISKQPKYAETVTVGAHNLTDSLKEALQSSLPGILDQFSLLQPGFSFPSGVTDTDGKEINVFITEINTDLLPNISALNLDGQSTPSSIAASLFHSKSTKISISDDIFSRYNPSALVDYSQIGGLQKQIELLKTSVSLPLHQPDLFTNFGITPPRGILLHGPPGTGKTMLLRAVANEENAHVLTINGPSVISKYLGETESTIRDMFREAELYQPSIIFIDEIDALAPSRNSDDAGETESRIVASLLTLMDGMGNAGRVVLVGATNRPNAIDQALRRPGRFDQEVEVGIPDVAARYDILNLQFKKMRRHEISEQDIKEIASKTHGYVGADLVALCRETVMKAIKRGLDFHNLDSLKIGLSDVENAMLDIRPSAMREIFLETPKISWTDIGGQEVVKQKLKEMVELPLIAAESFQRLGVSAPKGLLLYGPPGCSKTLTAKALASESGLNFLAVKGPEIFNKYVGESERAIREVFRKARAAAPSIIFFDEIDALSNTRDDNNNTTASNNVLTSLLNEIDGVEELKGVVILGATNRPDAIDPALLRPGRLDRHIYVPPPDAAARYQILDNSTKNFGLGGNEDERGKLLTLLSELTEGCSGAEVVLLCQESGLAAVMEDTNAEKVELRHFQKSLDDLSLNITPEMIAFYEDFAKRYSR from the coding sequence ATGTCGTCTAAGTCTgctaaaaagaaagagccaacttccaaaaaggaAGTCAAGTATAAACCGCCAAAAGAGTTCATGGTAAGGCCGGCAGATGACTATTCCATCAAAGACTTAGCTACCATTCTCTTACATCCAGAGGTCATAGAGAACTTACCTCTGGCTGTGGGTTCATTTGTAAAAATAACCAGACCAGGGTCCACTACGGGTGTTGTCGGTATTGTAGAGGAGCAAGATGTTGAGGATTTGCTTGAGGACAGAAGCGATATAATTCAAATGACTACACCGCTTAGAAAACTCTGTAGCGTGATGTTGGGTGAAAGAGTATCGCTACTAAAGATTAGCAAACAACCCAAGTATGCTGAAACTGTCACTGTTGGAGCCCATAATTTAACTGACTCACTAAAGGAAGCGCTCCAGTCAAGCTTACCTGGAATCTTGGATCAGTTCAGTCTTCTTCAGCCAGGCTTTTCCTTCCCTTCTGGTGTAACTGATACCGATGGCAAGGAGATCAATGTTTTTATAACCGAAATAAACACCGATCTTCTTCCGAATATTAGTGCTTTGAATTTAGACGGCCAAAGTACTCCCAGTTCCATCGCAGCATCTCTTTTTCACAGTAAATCAACCAAGATAAGTATTTCAGATGATATTTTCTCCAGATACAACCCTTCTGCATTAGTTGACTATTCTCAAATTGGTGGtctccaaaaacaaatcGAACTACTAAAAACATCTGTATCTCTGCCTTTGCACCAACCAGATTTGTTTACCAACTTCGGTATAACTCCTCCTAGGGGTATCCTACTACATGGTCCTCCGGGTACCGGGAAAACAATGCTCTTACGAGCCGTTGCcaatgaagaaaatgctCATGTATTGACTATAAATGGACCATCAGTtatttcaaagtatttggGCGAGACTGAGAGCACTATTCGGGACATGTTTAGGGAGGCAGAATTGTACCAACCTTCCATAATTTTCATCGATGAAATAGATGCTCTTGCTCCCAGCCGAAACAGTGATGATGCAGGAGAGACTGAAAGTAGAATTGTTGCTTCGTTGCTGACTCTCATGGATGGGATGGGGAACGCTGGAAGAGTGGTCTTAGTTGGAGCCACCAACAGACCTAACGCAATTGATCAAGCTTTAAGGAGACCTGGACGCTTTGATCAAGAGGTTGAAGTGGGCATACCTGACGTTGCCGCTAGATatgatattttgaatttACAATTTAAGAAAATGCGCAGGCACGAGATTTCTGAGCAGgacatcaaagaaatagCATCAAAGACTCACGGATATGTGGGTGCAGATTTGGTGGCTCTTTGTAGAGAAACAGTAATGAAAGCAATCAAAAGGGGACTGGATTTTCATAATTtggattctttgaaaataggGCTCTCAGATGTGGAGAATGCTATGCTTGACATCAGGCCCAGTGCAATGAGAGAGATCTTTCTAGAGACCCCAAAAATTTCCTGGACAGATATTGGTGGTCAAGAGGTCgtgaaacagaaactgaaagaaatgGTTGAACTACCTCTGATAGCTGCTGAAAGCTTTCAACGACTGGGAGTTTCTGCTCCAAAAGGTTTACTTCTGTACGGACCTCCAGGgtgttcaaaaactttaaCTGCGAAAGCGCTGGCTTCTGAGTCCGGTCTCAATTTCCTTGCAGTGAAGGGACCAGAGATATTCAACAAATATGTCGGAGAGTCTGAAAGAGCAATCAGGGAAGTGTTCCGCAAAGCAAGGGCTGCTGCACCCTCAATAATATTTTTTGATGAGATCGATGCCCTTTCCAATACGAGAGATGACAACAATAATACGACAGCTTCCAACAACGTTTTGACTTCCCTTTTGAATGAGATTGATGGAGTCGAAGAACTGAAAGGAGTGGTGATTCTTGGGGCTACTAATAGACCAGATGCTATCGACCCAGCATTGCTTCGTCCTGGGAGGTTAGATAGACATATATACGTGCCTCCCCCTGATGCTGCAGCCAGATATCAAATTTTGGACAATTCCACAAAAAATTTTGGGCTGGGGGGTAATGAAGACGAGCGGGGCAAGCTATTAACTCTTTTATCTGAGCTGACTGAGGGATGTTCAGGTGCTGAAGTTGTTCTCTTATGTCAGGAATCTGGTTTAGCCGCTGTCATGGAAGACACTAATGCCGAAAAAGTGGAATTGAGACACTTTCAAAAGTCACTTGACGATCTGAGTCTAAATATAACCCCAGAAATGATCGCCTTCTACGAAGACTTTGCAAAGAGGTACTCCAGATAA